The following are from one region of the Nicotiana tomentosiformis chromosome 7, ASM39032v3, whole genome shotgun sequence genome:
- the LOC138896531 gene encoding uncharacterized protein isoform X5, giving the protein MKMLRPTSKETTKVSLLMLCSKMISNYSVRSCWYQTKIWINSTLPQSIDFKSRLLAARQSNFERITQTSSQQSYSVRDELDKGIVLFKTIRDLVQCTQECSYWIAAKLVNLELDQGWSYLACNKCSRKVDKVENKYFCKKCNEEEFSFTHRYRLQVRVMDGTAFISLLLWNREAMQLIGKSAKELKERLLEDPQFFDGQSSSGDKLFGDLMAETQLKSVLQTPIEKSVSESGSSVLEDGDACNAKISPLKTYDKKTRSANKASAVGPDDDFNSQLSSNKVRRVVKKEKNL; this is encoded by the exons ATGAAGATGTTAAGACCTACAAGCAAGGAGACAACCAAAGTGTCTTTATTAATGTTGTGCTCGAAGATGATCA GTAATTACTCAGTGCGTAGCTGTTGGTATCAGACAAAGATATGGATAAATTCTACGTTGCCGCAATCTATTGACTTTAAATCCAG ATTACTTGCAGCACGTCAATCAAACTTTGAGCGAATCACTCAAACAAGTTCTCAGCAAAGTTACTCTGTTAGAGATGAGTTAGACAAAGGAATTGTACTGTTTAAAACTATAAGGGATTTAGTTCAGTGCACGCAA GAATGTAGCTATTGGATTGCGGCAAAATTGGTTAATTTGGAACTTGACCAGGGATGGTCATACTTGgcatgcaacaagtgtagtaGAAAGGTTGATAAAGTTGAAAATAAATACTTTTGTAAGAAATGCAATGAAGAAGAATTTTCATTTACTCACAG GTATAGGCTTCAAGTTCGTGTTATGGATGGAACCGCTTTTATCTCATTGTTGCTTTGGAATCGCGAAGCTATGCAGCTTATAGGGAAGTCCGCAAAAGAACTTAAGGAAAGATTACTTGAG GATCCACAGTTTTTTGATGGACAAAGCTCAAGTGGAGATAAGCTTTTCGGG gaTCTTATGGCCGAAACTCAGCTGAAGTCTGTTTTGCAAACTCCCATCGAGAAAAGCGTATCAGAAAGTGGATCGTCCGTGTTAGAAGATGGTGATGCTTGCAATGCAAAAATATCTCCTTTGAAGACGTATGACAAGAAGACTAGATCCGCTAATAAGGCATCAGCAGTAGGACCAGATGACGACTTCAATTCTCAACTCTCTAGCAACAAGGTTCGCAGAGTCGTTAAGAAAGAAAAGAATCTCTGA
- the LOC138896531 gene encoding uncharacterized protein isoform X1 has protein sequence MKMLRPTSKETTKVSLLMLCSKMISNYSVRSCWYQTKIWINSTLPQSIDFKSRLLAARQSNFERITQTSSQQSYSVRDELDKGIVLFKTIRDLVQCTQECSYWIAAKLVNLELDQGWSYLACNKCSRKVDKVENKYFCKKCNEEEFSFTHRYRLQVRVMDGTAFISLLLWNREAMQLIGKSAKELKERLLETSIADADCSYPSELDDILYKKFMFKVIVKQENIESQVEVYKVLKLTDDDDLLKEYNHSLFDDTITDPQFFDGQSSSGDKLFGDLMAETQLKSVLQTPIEKSVSESGSSVLEDGDACNAKISPLKTYDKKTRSANKASAVGPDDDFNSQLSSNKVRRVVKKEKNL, from the exons ATGAAGATGTTAAGACCTACAAGCAAGGAGACAACCAAAGTGTCTTTATTAATGTTGTGCTCGAAGATGATCA GTAATTACTCAGTGCGTAGCTGTTGGTATCAGACAAAGATATGGATAAATTCTACGTTGCCGCAATCTATTGACTTTAAATCCAG ATTACTTGCAGCACGTCAATCAAACTTTGAGCGAATCACTCAAACAAGTTCTCAGCAAAGTTACTCTGTTAGAGATGAGTTAGACAAAGGAATTGTACTGTTTAAAACTATAAGGGATTTAGTTCAGTGCACGCAA GAATGTAGCTATTGGATTGCGGCAAAATTGGTTAATTTGGAACTTGACCAGGGATGGTCATACTTGgcatgcaacaagtgtagtaGAAAGGTTGATAAAGTTGAAAATAAATACTTTTGTAAGAAATGCAATGAAGAAGAATTTTCATTTACTCACAG GTATAGGCTTCAAGTTCGTGTTATGGATGGAACCGCTTTTATCTCATTGTTGCTTTGGAATCGCGAAGCTATGCAGCTTATAGGGAAGTCCGCAAAAGAACTTAAGGAAAGATTACTTGAG ACTTCAATTGCGGATGCTGACTGTTCTTATCCAAGTGAACTGGACGATATTCTTTATAAAAAATTCATGTTCAAGGTTATTGTTAAGCAAGAGAATATTGAGTCACAGGTCGAAGTCTACAAAGTTCTTAAGCTTACTGATGATGATGACCTTCTAAAGGAATACAATCACAGTTTATTCGATGATACTATCACT GATCCACAGTTTTTTGATGGACAAAGCTCAAGTGGAGATAAGCTTTTCGGG gaTCTTATGGCCGAAACTCAGCTGAAGTCTGTTTTGCAAACTCCCATCGAGAAAAGCGTATCAGAAAGTGGATCGTCCGTGTTAGAAGATGGTGATGCTTGCAATGCAAAAATATCTCCTTTGAAGACGTATGACAAGAAGACTAGATCCGCTAATAAGGCATCAGCAGTAGGACCAGATGACGACTTCAATTCTCAACTCTCTAGCAACAAGGTTCGCAGAGTCGTTAAGAAAGAAAAGAATCTCTGA
- the LOC138896531 gene encoding uncharacterized protein isoform X2 produces MKMLRPTSKETTKVSLLMLCSKMISNYSVRSCWYQTKIWINSTLPQSIDFKSRLLAARQSNFERITQTSSQQSYSVRDELDKGIVLFKTIRDLVQCTQECSYWIAAKLVNLELDQGWSYLACNKCSRKVDKVENKYFCKKCNEEEFSFTHRYRLQVRVMDGTAFISLLLWNREAMQLIGKSAKELKERLLETSIADADCSYPSELDDILYKKFMFKVIVKQENIESQVEVYKVLKLTDDDDLLKEYNHSLFDDTIKDPQFFDGQSSSGDKLFGDLMAETQLKSVLQTPIEKSVSESGSSVLEDGDACNAKISPLKTYDKKTRSANKASAVGPDDDFNSQLSSNKVRRVVKKEKNL; encoded by the exons ATGAAGATGTTAAGACCTACAAGCAAGGAGACAACCAAAGTGTCTTTATTAATGTTGTGCTCGAAGATGATCA GTAATTACTCAGTGCGTAGCTGTTGGTATCAGACAAAGATATGGATAAATTCTACGTTGCCGCAATCTATTGACTTTAAATCCAG ATTACTTGCAGCACGTCAATCAAACTTTGAGCGAATCACTCAAACAAGTTCTCAGCAAAGTTACTCTGTTAGAGATGAGTTAGACAAAGGAATTGTACTGTTTAAAACTATAAGGGATTTAGTTCAGTGCACGCAA GAATGTAGCTATTGGATTGCGGCAAAATTGGTTAATTTGGAACTTGACCAGGGATGGTCATACTTGgcatgcaacaagtgtagtaGAAAGGTTGATAAAGTTGAAAATAAATACTTTTGTAAGAAATGCAATGAAGAAGAATTTTCATTTACTCACAG GTATAGGCTTCAAGTTCGTGTTATGGATGGAACCGCTTTTATCTCATTGTTGCTTTGGAATCGCGAAGCTATGCAGCTTATAGGGAAGTCCGCAAAAGAACTTAAGGAAAGATTACTTGAG ACTTCAATTGCGGATGCTGACTGTTCTTATCCAAGTGAACTGGACGATATTCTTTATAAAAAATTCATGTTCAAGGTTATTGTTAAGCAAGAGAATATTGAGTCACAGGTCGAAGTCTACAAAGTTCTTAAGCTTACTGATGATGATGACCTTCTAAAGGAATACAATCACAGTTTATTCGATGATACTATCA AGGATCCACAGTTTTTTGATGGACAAAGCTCAAGTGGAGATAAGCTTTTCGGG gaTCTTATGGCCGAAACTCAGCTGAAGTCTGTTTTGCAAACTCCCATCGAGAAAAGCGTATCAGAAAGTGGATCGTCCGTGTTAGAAGATGGTGATGCTTGCAATGCAAAAATATCTCCTTTGAAGACGTATGACAAGAAGACTAGATCCGCTAATAAGGCATCAGCAGTAGGACCAGATGACGACTTCAATTCTCAACTCTCTAGCAACAAGGTTCGCAGAGTCGTTAAGAAAGAAAAGAATCTCTGA
- the LOC138896531 gene encoding uncharacterized protein isoform X4, which yields MKAQKFRVRSCWYQTKIWINSTLPQSIDFKSRLLAARQSNFERITQTSSQQSYSVRDELDKGIVLFKTIRDLVQCTQECSYWIAAKLVNLELDQGWSYLACNKCSRKVDKVENKYFCKKCNEEEFSFTHRYRLQVRVMDGTAFISLLLWNREAMQLIGKSAKELKERLLETSIADADCSYPSELDDILYKKFMFKVIVKQENIESQVEVYKVLKLTDDDDLLKEYNHSLFDDTIKDPQFFDGQSSSGDKLFGDLMAETQLKSVLQTPIEKSVSESGSSVLEDGDACNAKISPLKTYDKKTRSANKASAVGPDDDFNSQLSSNKVRRVVKKEKNL from the exons ATGAAAGCTCAAAAATTTCGAG TGCGTAGCTGTTGGTATCAGACAAAGATATGGATAAATTCTACGTTGCCGCAATCTATTGACTTTAAATCCAG ATTACTTGCAGCACGTCAATCAAACTTTGAGCGAATCACTCAAACAAGTTCTCAGCAAAGTTACTCTGTTAGAGATGAGTTAGACAAAGGAATTGTACTGTTTAAAACTATAAGGGATTTAGTTCAGTGCACGCAA GAATGTAGCTATTGGATTGCGGCAAAATTGGTTAATTTGGAACTTGACCAGGGATGGTCATACTTGgcatgcaacaagtgtagtaGAAAGGTTGATAAAGTTGAAAATAAATACTTTTGTAAGAAATGCAATGAAGAAGAATTTTCATTTACTCACAG GTATAGGCTTCAAGTTCGTGTTATGGATGGAACCGCTTTTATCTCATTGTTGCTTTGGAATCGCGAAGCTATGCAGCTTATAGGGAAGTCCGCAAAAGAACTTAAGGAAAGATTACTTGAG ACTTCAATTGCGGATGCTGACTGTTCTTATCCAAGTGAACTGGACGATATTCTTTATAAAAAATTCATGTTCAAGGTTATTGTTAAGCAAGAGAATATTGAGTCACAGGTCGAAGTCTACAAAGTTCTTAAGCTTACTGATGATGATGACCTTCTAAAGGAATACAATCACAGTTTATTCGATGATACTATCA AGGATCCACAGTTTTTTGATGGACAAAGCTCAAGTGGAGATAAGCTTTTCGGG gaTCTTATGGCCGAAACTCAGCTGAAGTCTGTTTTGCAAACTCCCATCGAGAAAAGCGTATCAGAAAGTGGATCGTCCGTGTTAGAAGATGGTGATGCTTGCAATGCAAAAATATCTCCTTTGAAGACGTATGACAAGAAGACTAGATCCGCTAATAAGGCATCAGCAGTAGGACCAGATGACGACTTCAATTCTCAACTCTCTAGCAACAAGGTTCGCAGAGTCGTTAAGAAAGAAAAGAATCTCTGA
- the LOC138896531 gene encoding uncharacterized protein isoform X3 yields the protein MKAQKFRGNYSVRSCWYQTKIWINSTLPQSIDFKSRLLAARQSNFERITQTSSQQSYSVRDELDKGIVLFKTIRDLVQCTQECSYWIAAKLVNLELDQGWSYLACNKCSRKVDKVENKYFCKKCNEEEFSFTHRYRLQVRVMDGTAFISLLLWNREAMQLIGKSAKELKERLLETSIADADCSYPSELDDILYKKFMFKVIVKQENIESQVEVYKVLKLTDDDDLLKEYNHSLFDDTIKDPQFFDGQSSSGDKLFGDLMAETQLKSVLQTPIEKSVSESGSSVLEDGDACNAKISPLKTYDKKTRSANKASAVGPDDDFNSQLSSNKVRRVVKKEKNL from the exons ATGAAAGCTCAAAAATTTCGAG GTAATTACTCAGTGCGTAGCTGTTGGTATCAGACAAAGATATGGATAAATTCTACGTTGCCGCAATCTATTGACTTTAAATCCAG ATTACTTGCAGCACGTCAATCAAACTTTGAGCGAATCACTCAAACAAGTTCTCAGCAAAGTTACTCTGTTAGAGATGAGTTAGACAAAGGAATTGTACTGTTTAAAACTATAAGGGATTTAGTTCAGTGCACGCAA GAATGTAGCTATTGGATTGCGGCAAAATTGGTTAATTTGGAACTTGACCAGGGATGGTCATACTTGgcatgcaacaagtgtagtaGAAAGGTTGATAAAGTTGAAAATAAATACTTTTGTAAGAAATGCAATGAAGAAGAATTTTCATTTACTCACAG GTATAGGCTTCAAGTTCGTGTTATGGATGGAACCGCTTTTATCTCATTGTTGCTTTGGAATCGCGAAGCTATGCAGCTTATAGGGAAGTCCGCAAAAGAACTTAAGGAAAGATTACTTGAG ACTTCAATTGCGGATGCTGACTGTTCTTATCCAAGTGAACTGGACGATATTCTTTATAAAAAATTCATGTTCAAGGTTATTGTTAAGCAAGAGAATATTGAGTCACAGGTCGAAGTCTACAAAGTTCTTAAGCTTACTGATGATGATGACCTTCTAAAGGAATACAATCACAGTTTATTCGATGATACTATCA AGGATCCACAGTTTTTTGATGGACAAAGCTCAAGTGGAGATAAGCTTTTCGGG gaTCTTATGGCCGAAACTCAGCTGAAGTCTGTTTTGCAAACTCCCATCGAGAAAAGCGTATCAGAAAGTGGATCGTCCGTGTTAGAAGATGGTGATGCTTGCAATGCAAAAATATCTCCTTTGAAGACGTATGACAAGAAGACTAGATCCGCTAATAAGGCATCAGCAGTAGGACCAGATGACGACTTCAATTCTCAACTCTCTAGCAACAAGGTTCGCAGAGTCGTTAAGAAAGAAAAGAATCTCTGA